The following coding sequences lie in one Methylotuvimicrobium alcaliphilum 20Z genomic window:
- a CDS encoding NAD(P)H-dependent oxidoreductase subunit E has translation MAVINISPEQIKKKKRQGPKGHAVDLRALEEVRTLLGDESRRRDLLIEHLHKIQDRFHHISSKHLVALAREMNLSTAEVYEVASFYHHFDIVKEGQTPPPDLTIRVCESVSCEMAGGHELIDALETVLKDKVRIQKVPCVGRCQHAPVAVVGQNPIDEATTETVLNTVAEHEITAPVADYISLEQYRSDGGYQTLKKVIEGDINPESIIKKMEDSGLRGLGGAGFPAGRKWRIVKGFKGPRLMAVNIDEGEPGTFKDRHYLEQDPHRFLEGMLIAALTVGCDEIYVYLRDEYAGCREILTKEIANLQNNPPSTVYRLPPIHLRRGAGAYICGEESAMVESIEGKRGMPRLRPPFLAEVGLFGRPTLEHNMESVYWVRDIVEKGPDWFSSHGRNGRKGLRSFSVSGRVNKPGVHLAPAGITVRELIDEYCGGMLDGHEFYGYFPGGASGGILPASMGDIPLDFDTLNPHGCFIGSAAVIIFSNQDSARKLALNAMKFFEDESCGQCTPCRVGTAKAADLMMQDNWDTDLLEELSSVMVDASICGLGQAAPNPMRCVIKYFPDELTSTRG, from the coding sequence GTGGCAGTGATCAATATTAGCCCCGAACAGATCAAAAAAAAGAAGCGTCAAGGCCCTAAAGGCCATGCTGTCGATCTTCGGGCACTGGAAGAAGTCAGGACTTTATTGGGCGACGAGTCTCGCCGAAGGGATTTATTGATCGAGCATTTGCATAAGATACAGGACCGTTTCCACCATATTTCTTCGAAGCACTTGGTAGCGCTGGCCAGAGAAATGAACCTGTCTACAGCTGAAGTCTATGAAGTCGCTTCATTTTATCATCACTTCGATATCGTCAAGGAAGGCCAAACACCGCCACCCGATTTAACCATCCGTGTTTGCGAGTCGGTTTCTTGCGAAATGGCGGGCGGCCATGAACTAATCGATGCCTTGGAAACCGTACTCAAAGACAAGGTTAGAATCCAAAAAGTCCCTTGCGTGGGCCGATGCCAACATGCACCCGTCGCCGTAGTCGGCCAAAACCCGATTGATGAAGCGACCACGGAAACCGTCTTAAATACAGTTGCCGAACATGAAATCACAGCGCCGGTTGCCGACTATATCAGCCTCGAACAATACCGATCCGATGGCGGTTATCAAACGCTGAAAAAAGTCATCGAAGGCGACATCAATCCCGAAAGCATCATCAAAAAAATGGAAGATTCGGGCCTTCGCGGTTTGGGCGGCGCCGGTTTTCCGGCCGGCAGAAAATGGCGCATCGTTAAAGGCTTTAAAGGCCCGCGTCTGATGGCCGTCAACATTGATGAAGGCGAACCGGGTACTTTCAAAGACCGACACTATCTCGAACAAGACCCGCACCGTTTTCTCGAAGGCATGCTGATCGCCGCATTAACGGTCGGTTGCGATGAAATCTATGTCTATTTACGAGACGAATACGCAGGCTGCCGCGAAATTCTCACCAAAGAAATCGCCAATCTGCAAAATAACCCGCCGTCGACGGTCTACCGTCTTCCTCCGATTCATTTACGCCGCGGTGCCGGCGCTTATATTTGCGGTGAAGAATCGGCAATGGTCGAATCGATCGAAGGCAAACGCGGCATGCCTCGGCTAAGACCGCCGTTTTTGGCCGAAGTCGGCCTGTTCGGTCGGCCGACGCTCGAACACAATATGGAATCGGTCTATTGGGTGCGTGATATCGTCGAAAAAGGCCCCGACTGGTTCTCCTCACACGGCAGAAACGGCCGTAAAGGCCTTCGTTCGTTCTCAGTATCGGGACGCGTCAACAAACCCGGCGTTCACCTGGCACCAGCCGGTATCACGGTACGCGAGCTAATCGACGAATATTGCGGCGGCATGCTCGATGGTCACGAGTTCTACGGTTACTTCCCCGGCGGCGCTTCCGGCGGGATCTTGCCGGCTTCGATGGGCGACATTCCGCTCGATTTCGATACCTTGAACCCGCACGGTTGTTTCATCGGTTCCGCCGCAGTAATCATTTTTTCCAATCAAGACAGTGCACGTAAGTTGGCATTGAACGCGATGAAATTCTTCGAAGACGAATCGTGCGGTCAATGCACGCCTTGCCGCGTCGGTACCGCAAAAGCGGCCGACTTGATGATGCAAGACAATTGGGACACCGACTTGCTCGAAGAGTTGTCCTCAGTCATGGTCGACGCATCGATCTGCGGGCTCGGCCAAGCCGCTCCCAATCCGATGCGCTGCGTCATCAAGTATTTTCCCGACGAATTAACAAGCACTAGAGGTTAA
- a CDS encoding LysR family transcriptional regulator, producing the protein MNPTHLLTFAIVARFKSITQAAEYLHLGQPAVSGQLKILQNQIGEPLYFRKGYQIELTPAGQGLLEYAQQMTDIFNQAGEYVRCLQQVNAGTLRLGSTTTIASFYLPQYLVLLQTSHAGVNVRMKTGDTDEIIRNLEDLDLGFIEGPVHAQELPGNYQVINWQEDEIVLVLPEDHQIARDYPEFVPLDVFMKYQVIWREPGSGARQAVEMWLASAGIQPKISIEVTGVSGIKEAVRAGLGIGFASSQALRNERQGLVAKRLNAPTGLIWHLKIIAPKKAIRSRATQAFLDLCL; encoded by the coding sequence ATGAATCCAACACATTTGTTGACCTTTGCTATAGTGGCTCGTTTTAAAAGTATTACGCAAGCTGCGGAGTATCTGCATTTGGGGCAACCGGCAGTTTCCGGGCAATTAAAAATACTGCAAAATCAAATCGGAGAACCTTTGTATTTCCGTAAAGGTTATCAAATCGAGTTGACACCTGCGGGACAAGGTTTATTGGAATATGCGCAGCAAATGACCGATATCTTCAATCAGGCCGGCGAGTACGTTCGTTGCCTGCAACAAGTTAATGCCGGAACTTTAAGACTCGGTTCGACGACGACGATCGCCAGTTTTTATTTACCTCAGTATTTGGTGTTATTACAGACTTCGCATGCCGGGGTTAATGTCAGAATGAAGACCGGCGATACCGATGAAATCATTAGAAATCTCGAAGATTTGGATTTAGGCTTTATCGAAGGGCCGGTCCATGCTCAGGAACTGCCAGGTAATTATCAAGTTATCAATTGGCAGGAAGACGAGATTGTTTTAGTTTTGCCCGAAGACCATCAAATTGCCCGCGATTATCCGGAATTTGTACCATTGGATGTGTTCATGAAATATCAGGTGATATGGCGGGAGCCTGGCTCAGGCGCCAGGCAAGCCGTGGAAATGTGGCTGGCGTCGGCGGGAATACAACCCAAAATCTCCATTGAAGTGACTGGTGTCTCGGGTATCAAAGAAGCGGTGCGCGCGGGCTTGGGAATTGGTTTTGCTTCGTCGCAAGCATTGCGAAACGAGCGGCAGGGTTTGGTCGCAAAAAGGCTCAATGCGCCGACCGGCTTGATTTGGCACCTTAAGATCATCGCCCCGAAAAAGGCGATACGCTCCAGAGCCACACAGGCTTTTTTGGATTTGTGTTTATGA
- a CDS encoding quinoprotein relay system zinc metallohydrolase 2, giving the protein MRYLIIAISSFFCVATHAGAVLSIEQVADGIYVHQGKHEWPDHKNHGAIANIGFIVGERCVAVIDTGGNPEEGRSLKRAIAKTTGKPICYVINTHVHPDHIFGNIAFKESGTQFVGHHKLARAMAARGQFYIDKAEDQIGMALTAEHIIPPDIEVEKTLLLDLGGRELLLTAHPTAHTDNDLSIYDRKTDTLWLGDLFFIGHLPTLDGSLKGWLVELAELEQKSFKQVIPGHGPVVTDWPKSLEPQQRYLGTLLTEIRNMIKNGRFIEEAIEQVGYEFKGQWQLFDEFHKKNVTAAFAELEWED; this is encoded by the coding sequence TTGCGTTATTTAATTATTGCCATTTCGTCGTTTTTTTGTGTAGCGACCCATGCCGGCGCCGTGTTGAGCATTGAGCAAGTCGCTGACGGTATTTATGTGCATCAAGGCAAACATGAGTGGCCCGACCATAAAAATCACGGTGCGATTGCGAATATCGGTTTCATCGTCGGTGAACGCTGCGTCGCGGTGATCGATACCGGCGGTAATCCGGAAGAAGGAAGATCGCTCAAGCGCGCGATTGCCAAAACGACTGGTAAACCAATTTGTTATGTGATTAATACCCATGTTCATCCCGATCATATTTTCGGCAATATCGCATTTAAGGAATCGGGCACTCAATTTGTCGGACATCATAAACTAGCCAGAGCAATGGCCGCGCGTGGGCAATTCTATATCGATAAGGCAGAAGATCAGATTGGCATGGCATTAACCGCCGAACATATCATTCCGCCCGATATAGAGGTTGAAAAAACGTTGCTCTTAGATCTGGGGGGGCGGGAATTGCTGTTGACCGCGCATCCGACCGCGCATACCGATAACGACTTGAGCATCTACGACCGGAAGACCGATACCTTATGGCTCGGCGATTTGTTTTTTATCGGACATTTGCCGACTCTCGACGGCAGTTTAAAAGGTTGGTTGGTCGAACTCGCCGAATTGGAACAAAAGTCATTCAAGCAGGTCATTCCCGGGCACGGGCCAGTGGTCACGGATTGGCCGAAGAGTCTCGAGCCGCAACAACGTTATCTCGGCACTTTATTGACCGAGATTCGTAACATGATTAAAAACGGAAGATTTATTGAAGAGGCGATCGAGCAGGTTGGTTATGAATTTAAAGGCCAATGGCAGTTGTTCGACGAATTTCATAAAAAAAACGTCACGGCGGCGTTTGCCGAATTGGAATGGGAAGATTGA
- a CDS encoding quinoprotein dehydrogenase-associated SoxYZ-like carrier — protein sequence MINKIIGALCLALIANGALAAEDESAWTSQLKDQFFAGRTITESDAVIELDAPYRAEDPALVPLKIVSKIPQTNDKYIKKILVLVDKNPFPYVGEFEFTPDSGKADLAMRVRVNTYSFVRAIAETSDGQLYMTKKFVKASGGCSAPIGADLDAAMQRLGKAKFRLTDNIKPGEANEAQLFISHPNITGMQMDQVTRFVKKSHFVNQVNVSFNDKPILTAKTDIAISADPNFRFYFIPEKNGILKAEFTDMSCLSPTSRANCKAGQSFTETLAVKP from the coding sequence ATGATAAATAAAATAATTGGGGCCCTTTGCTTGGCTTTAATAGCAAATGGGGCTTTGGCCGCCGAAGACGAGTCGGCCTGGACGTCGCAATTGAAAGATCAATTTTTCGCCGGACGCACGATTACCGAATCCGATGCCGTGATTGAACTTGATGCGCCTTATCGAGCCGAAGACCCCGCTTTGGTTCCGTTGAAAATAGTTAGTAAAATCCCGCAAACCAACGACAAATACATCAAAAAGATTTTGGTGCTGGTCGACAAGAATCCTTTTCCCTATGTCGGCGAATTCGAATTCACGCCCGATAGCGGTAAAGCGGATTTAGCGATGAGAGTTCGTGTCAATACCTATAGCTTTGTTCGCGCGATCGCCGAAACGAGCGACGGCCAGCTTTATATGACCAAGAAATTCGTCAAAGCCAGCGGCGGCTGTTCGGCGCCGATCGGTGCGGATTTGGATGCGGCAATGCAACGGCTCGGCAAAGCTAAATTCAGGTTGACCGATAATATCAAGCCGGGCGAGGCGAATGAGGCGCAATTATTCATTAGCCATCCCAACATCACCGGCATGCAGATGGATCAAGTGACGCGCTTCGTCAAAAAATCGCATTTCGTCAATCAGGTTAATGTGTCATTCAATGACAAGCCGATCTTGACGGCGAAAACCGATATCGCGATCAGTGCCGATCCAAATTTCCGGTTTTATTTCATACCGGAAAAGAACGGCATTTTGAAAGCGGAATTTACCGATATGTCTTGTCTAAGTCCAACCAGCCGAGCGAACTGTAAAGCAGGCCAAAGCTTTACCGAAACTTTGGCTGTAAAACCGTAA
- a CDS encoding Uma2 family endonuclease, with protein sequence MSAVLKKKYYTQEEYLAIERQAQIKSEYVDGEMFAMTGASREHNLININIASELRAQLKSRPCEVYINDMRVKAKKARSYHYPDIAVACDTPQFEDNHVDTLINPSVIIEVLSLSTEAYDRGAKFSHYRKIESLREYLLVAQDQPLIERYVRQGDAWLLTETAGLDTSVHLESIDCVLSLKEIYDKVAFEPDPSS encoded by the coding sequence ATGTCTGCTGTACTCAAAAAAAAGTATTACACCCAAGAAGAATATTTAGCAATCGAACGCCAAGCGCAAATCAAAAGCGAATACGTCGACGGCGAAATGTTCGCGATGACCGGCGCAAGCCGCGAACATAATTTGATTAATATCAATATTGCGAGTGAACTAAGAGCTCAACTCAAAAGCCGCCCCTGCGAGGTTTACATCAATGACATGCGGGTCAAGGCTAAAAAGGCACGCAGCTATCATTATCCGGATATCGCAGTGGCTTGCGACACGCCGCAATTCGAAGACAACCATGTCGACACATTGATAAACCCGTCGGTTATCATCGAGGTGTTATCGCTTTCTACCGAAGCCTACGATAGAGGCGCTAAATTTTCGCATTACCGCAAGATCGAATCGCTTCGCGAATATCTGTTGGTCGCTCAAGACCAGCCGCTGATCGAGCGCTATGTCCGGCAAGGCGACGCTTGGCTTTTGACCGAAACCGCCGGCCTTGATACAAGCGTTCACCTGGAAAGCATCGACTGCGTGTTAAGCCTAAAAGAAATTTACGACAAAGTCGCTTTCGAACCCGATCCAAGCAGCTAG
- a CDS encoding DUF302 domain-containing protein: MTRSIVIFASLMIIASCETLQQKGEFIEYYRVETQKPYDDVLAEIKIAIAEHNLRITAHSRIGKVIRDRGTANFPDYDTIQFCNLTHAETLLTLSPHSVSHMPCNVVLYAFEGKTIVSTHLLPTDTGNPELDAFSVKMNGMLKLIVDFAVEE; this comes from the coding sequence ATGACAAGATCGATCGTTATTTTCGCAAGCCTGATGATTATTGCAAGCTGCGAAACCTTACAACAAAAAGGCGAGTTCATCGAATATTACCGGGTCGAAACCCAAAAACCTTACGATGACGTGCTGGCGGAGATTAAAATTGCCATTGCAGAACACAATTTACGAATTACCGCACATAGTCGTATCGGAAAAGTCATCCGAGATCGAGGAACGGCAAATTTTCCGGACTACGATACGATACAATTTTGTAACCTGACTCATGCTGAAACGCTATTGACTCTGTCGCCCCATTCGGTCAGTCATATGCCTTGCAATGTCGTGCTCTATGCGTTTGAGGGTAAAACCATCGTCAGTACGCATTTATTACCCACCGACACAGGTAATCCTGAACTCGATGCATTCTCTGTTAAAATGAACGGCATGCTCAAACTAATTGTCGATTTTGCCGTCGAGGAATAG